GTACGTGGAAGTGGGCACGCGCGTGGGCAAGGGGCAGACGCTCTGCATCCTGGAGGCGATGAAGCTGATGAACGAGCTTCCCGCCGACACCGCCGGCACCATCCGCGAGATCCTGGTGGAGAACGGCGAGCCCGTGGAGTACGGACAGGTCCTGTTCCGCCTCGACCCGGCGTGAGCACGGCGGAGGGGGTGGCCGTCGCCAAGCCGGGCGGCGGCCGCGAGTTCAGCCTGCGAGATGCGCTGGCCGACCTGGTCAGGCGCGGCGGCTCCGACCTTCACCTGAAGGTGGGCCGCCCGCCGGTGGTGCGCGTCAACGGCGAGCTGGTGGAAACCGACCTCCCCGTCCTCCGCCCCGACGACCTGAAGCGGTGCAGCGAGCAGACGCTGAACCCCCGCCAGCGCGAAGAGTTCGCCGAGCGCAAGGAAATCGACTTCGCCATCGGCGTGCAGGGGCTGGGGCGCTTCCGGGCCAACATCTTCCAGCAGCGCGGCACGCTGGGGATGGCCCTACGCGGCATTCCCTTCGAGGTCCCCGGGCTGGAAACGCTGGACCTGCCCCCCGTGCTGGAGCAGATCGCCGTCACCCCCCGCGGGCTGGTGCTGGTGACGGGGGTCACCGGCTCCGGCAAATCGACCACGCTCGCGGCGATGATCCGCCACCTGAACGAGCGGCGGGCGGTGAACATCGTCACGGTCGAGGATCCCATCGAGTTCCTTCACCGCGACGTGCGCTCCATCGTCAGCCAGCGCGAGGTGGGGGCGGACACGCACTCGTTCCACGACGCGCTGCGCCACGTGCTGCGGCAGGACCCCGACGTCATCATGCTGGGGGAAATCCGCGACCGGCCGTCGATGGAAACGGTGCTCAAGGCCGCCGACACGGGGCACCTGGTGCTCAGCACGCTTCACACGGCCGACGCGGCGCAGACCATCGGCCGCATCATCTCGTTCTTTCCGCCTCACCAGCACCAGGAGATCCGGGGAATGCTGGCCAACGCGCTGCGCGCGGTGGTCTCGCTTCGCCTGATCCCCCGCGCCGACCGGCCGGGGCGCGTTCCCGCCGCCGAGGTGCTGGTGAACACCGCCGCCATCGCGCAGCTCATCCGCACGGGCGACGATTCGCAGTCCATCCCCGACCTGATCGCCGACGGCCGCGTGCAGTACGGGATGCAGACCTTCGACCAGTCGCTGCTGGACCTGTATTCGCGCGGGTGGATCAGCTACGAGTGGGCCATGCACTACGCGTCGAACCCGTCCGAGTTCGCCCTGCGCGTGTCGGGAGTTCAGCCCGGCGAGCAGGAAGTGGACTGGACGGGCCGGCGCGACGCCTGAAAAGATAGACGACGTGTTCCGCAAAGTTCTCATCGCGAACCGGGGCGAAATCGCCCTCCGCGTGATCCGCGCCTGCCGCGAGCTGGGCATCCGCACGGTGGCCGTCTACAGCGAGGCCGACCGCGAAAGCCTGCACGTGCGCTTCGCCGACGAAGACGTGTGCATCGGCCCGCCGTCGGCGCGCGAAAGCTACCTGAACATCCCGCGCATCATCGCCGCGGCCGAGATCACCGGCGCCGACGCCATCCACCCGGGCTACGGGTTCCTGGCGGAGAACGCCGAGTTCTCGGAGATCTGCGAGGCCAGCGAGATCACCTTCATCGGCCCCACGCCGCAGCAGATCCGCATGATGGGCGACAAGGCCACGGCCCGGCGCACCATGCGCGAAACGGGCGTGCCCATCGTTCCCGGCACCGACGCCATCGCCGACGCGGAAGAGGCGCTGGCCGCCGCGCGCGAGATC
This region of Longimicrobium sp. genomic DNA includes:
- a CDS encoding type IV pilus twitching motility protein PilT; this encodes MSTAEGVAVAKPGGGREFSLRDALADLVRRGGSDLHLKVGRPPVVRVNGELVETDLPVLRPDDLKRCSEQTLNPRQREEFAERKEIDFAIGVQGLGRFRANIFQQRGTLGMALRGIPFEVPGLETLDLPPVLEQIAVTPRGLVLVTGVTGSGKSTTLAAMIRHLNERRAVNIVTVEDPIEFLHRDVRSIVSQREVGADTHSFHDALRHVLRQDPDVIMLGEIRDRPSMETVLKAADTGHLVLSTLHTADAAQTIGRIISFFPPHQHQEIRGMLANALRAVVSLRLIPRADRPGRVPAAEVLVNTAAIAQLIRTGDDSQSIPDLIADGRVQYGMQTFDQSLLDLYSRGWISYEWAMHYASNPSEFALRVSGVQPGEQEVDWTGRRDA